The Seleniivibrio woodruffii genome contains a region encoding:
- a CDS encoding cation:proton antiporter, whose product MDAVVFEIGLALGLIALVGLVSEKFRFSVIPFYIIVGMAMGPHMPHFGILDFRFIESYEFIEFMGRVGVLFLLFYLGLEFSISRLLKSGKSIVAGGAFYVGLNFVSGLLLGWLLGFPLKETMVVCGIMTSSSTAIVAKVLVDLKRTANPETEIIMGMIMFDDLFIAIHMSFLSGLVLSGATSVGAILKTSVFALAFILLFIAAGRKFMKYIDAALEIKSSELFLLTVSALLFITAGLSETVHVAEAIGALLIGLVLADSVHGKRIEHMIVPFRDFFGAMFFFSFGLSIDPMSLGGAVGAAVIGVLLTIAANSISGMIAGKIAGVSNKQSANIGFTLVSRGEFSIIMASIGKAGGLLPVLQSFAVVYVLILAVLGPLLTKESKAIYMLTKAVGAKFRRAPQE is encoded by the coding sequence ATGGACGCAGTCGTATTTGAGATAGGTCTGGCACTGGGGCTTATTGCCCTTGTGGGACTGGTTTCCGAGAAGTTCAGATTCTCGGTTATACCTTTTTACATAATCGTCGGTATGGCCATGGGGCCGCATATGCCCCATTTCGGCATACTGGATTTCAGGTTCATAGAGAGTTACGAGTTCATAGAGTTCATGGGCAGGGTGGGAGTTCTTTTCCTGCTGTTTTATCTGGGGCTGGAGTTTTCCATCAGCCGTCTTCTGAAGTCGGGAAAGTCAATTGTTGCCGGCGGCGCATTTTATGTGGGTCTGAACTTCGTTTCGGGTCTGCTTCTGGGCTGGCTGCTGGGTTTCCCGCTTAAGGAGACCATGGTTGTCTGCGGTATCATGACCAGCTCTTCAACCGCCATTGTTGCAAAGGTTCTGGTGGATCTGAAACGCACGGCGAACCCTGAAACAGAGATCATCATGGGAATGATAATGTTCGACGACCTCTTCATTGCCATCCACATGTCGTTCCTTTCCGGTCTGGTGCTCAGCGGGGCAACATCCGTCGGCGCAATTCTGAAAACATCCGTTTTCGCATTGGCCTTTATCCTGCTGTTCATTGCGGCGGGACGTAAATTCATGAAGTACATTGATGCCGCTCTGGAGATCAAATCATCGGAGCTTTTTCTGCTCACTGTTTCGGCTCTGCTGTTCATAACGGCGGGACTCTCCGAAACAGTGCACGTTGCCGAGGCCATCGGCGCACTGCTCATCGGTCTGGTGCTGGCGGATTCGGTTCACGGCAAGCGCATTGAGCATATGATAGTTCCGTTCAGGGATTTTTTCGGCGCAATGTTCTTTTTCAGCTTCGGACTCAGCATCGACCCCATGTCGCTGGGCGGGGCTGTGGGTGCGGCTGTAATAGGCGTTCTGCTGACGATAGCGGCAAACTCCATTTCGGGCATGATAGCCGGAAAGATCGCAGGTGTTTCCAATAAGCAGTCGGCGAACATCGGCTTTACGCTGGTTTCCAGAGGTGAGTTTTCAATCATCATGGCGAGCATCGGCAAGGCGGGCGGGCTTCTTCCCGTGCTCCAGTCCTTTGCGGTGGTGTATGTGCTTATTCTGGCGGTTCTGGGGCCTCTGCTCACAAAGGAGTCGAAGGCTATCTATATGCTCACAAAGGCTGTCGGGGCAAAGTTCCGGCGGGCTCCTCAGGAATAA
- a CDS encoding response regulator, translating into MIDNGDDSLIFAPENGKTAEKVQEEYWKVLIVDDEPDVHSTTKLVLEDFSFEDKGLKFISAYSAKEAMEILNNQKDIAVILLDVVMESNSAGLQLAKIIRNEMGNRFSRIILRTGQPGEAPEKKVIAEYDINDYKNKAELTSQQLYTSMFSALRSYRDLKIINKNSEGLKQIINSTANLFQRQNVEQLAQGVLTQVVSILGLENSYYVSTSGFTAAQTSDSDFRIIAATGRFTKCIGTKVEDCTPIPADIVPYLQEAISKEKSGFIDTHYVGYFPTMKDKIHLLFIEDCSKDLGPEIENLLTIFNHNAGIAFDNVILNKEIHDTQIDIIYHLGEVVENRSKETAYHVKRVSEYTYTLAREMGFSEEESQLFKMASPMHDIGKIGIADSILLKPERLDHDELNIMRTHTEIGYNMLKSSSRPLLQTSAVIARDHHEYWDGSGYPRGLKGEDIHPAARIVCLADVYDALGSKRVYKEAWKEEDVLTFVRENRGKMFDPKVVDALFTAYERISRIKERFKDPE; encoded by the coding sequence ATGATTGACAACGGCGATGACAGCCTTATTTTTGCTCCGGAAAACGGGAAAACCGCAGAAAAAGTTCAGGAAGAATACTGGAAAGTGCTCATAGTGGACGACGAACCGGACGTTCACTCCACAACAAAACTTGTTCTGGAGGATTTTTCCTTTGAGGACAAGGGGCTGAAATTCATAAGCGCATACTCGGCAAAAGAGGCCATGGAAATACTTAACAACCAGAAGGATATCGCTGTGATACTCCTTGATGTTGTCATGGAGAGCAACAGCGCAGGGCTTCAGCTGGCAAAGATAATCCGAAACGAAATGGGCAACAGGTTCAGCAGGATAATCCTGCGCACCGGACAGCCCGGCGAAGCACCTGAAAAGAAGGTCATAGCCGAATACGATATCAACGACTACAAAAACAAGGCGGAGCTGACAAGCCAGCAGCTTTACACCAGCATGTTCTCCGCTCTCCGCTCATACAGAGACCTGAAAATAATCAACAAGAACAGCGAAGGTCTGAAACAGATAATAAACTCCACCGCAAACCTCTTTCAGAGGCAGAACGTGGAACAGCTGGCACAGGGTGTTCTCACTCAGGTGGTCTCCATTCTGGGGCTTGAAAACTCTTATTACGTCAGCACATCCGGCTTCACAGCGGCACAGACAAGCGACAGCGATTTCCGTATCATAGCCGCAACCGGACGTTTTACAAAATGCATCGGAACAAAGGTCGAAGACTGCACCCCTATTCCTGCGGATATAGTTCCATATCTTCAGGAGGCCATCAGCAAGGAGAAGAGCGGCTTCATCGACACACACTACGTTGGCTATTTCCCCACAATGAAGGACAAGATACACCTGCTTTTCATTGAGGACTGCTCAAAGGATCTGGGACCTGAAATAGAAAACCTGCTCACCATCTTTAACCACAATGCAGGCATAGCGTTTGACAACGTAATCCTTAACAAAGAGATACACGACACCCAGATAGACATAATCTACCATCTGGGCGAGGTTGTGGAGAACCGCTCAAAAGAGACCGCATACCACGTCAAGCGTGTTTCCGAATACACCTACACTCTGGCAAGGGAGATGGGATTCAGCGAAGAGGAGTCACAGCTTTTCAAAATGGCCTCGCCCATGCACGACATAGGCAAGATAGGCATTGCCGATTCCATTCTGCTGAAACCCGAAAGGCTCGACCACGACGAGCTGAACATAATGCGCACCCATACGGAGATAGGCTACAATATGCTTAAAAGCTCGTCCCGCCCGCTGCTCCAGACCAGTGCCGTGATAGCCCGTGACCATCACGAATACTGGGACGGAAGCGGATATCCCAGAGGGCTGAAAGGCGAAGATATACATCCTGCGGCACGCATTGTTTGTCTTGCGGACGTTTACGATGCTCTGGGCAGCAAAAGGGTTTATAAGGAAGCGTGGAAAGAGGAGGACGTCCTCACTTTTGTCCGTGAGAACAGAGGAAAGATGTTCGACCCCAAGGTTGTGGACGCACTTTTTACAGCTTACGAAAGAATATCCCGCATAAAAGAAAGGTTTAAAGACCCGGAATAA
- a CDS encoding MarR family winged helix-turn-helix transcriptional regulator: MKRKHSYGIRADMAMRTWIEIVRAFSAVRARENAFVEVNGLTIQQFGVLEALYHMGELTVGELTKLVISTPGNMTVVLKNLKQKELIETVRRDDDKRVTVASITQKGRALIADIFPTHALNMEGYFECLTEEEQDSLAVILRKLRKANIKQA; the protein is encoded by the coding sequence ATGAAAAGAAAACACTCTTACGGAATACGGGCCGACATGGCCATGAGAACGTGGATTGAGATTGTCAGGGCGTTTTCTGCCGTGCGTGCCAGAGAGAACGCATTTGTAGAGGTGAACGGTCTGACGATTCAGCAGTTCGGAGTTCTGGAAGCCCTGTATCACATGGGCGAACTGACTGTGGGCGAGCTGACAAAGCTGGTGATCAGCACCCCCGGAAACATGACAGTTGTTCTGAAAAATCTTAAACAGAAAGAACTTATAGAAACTGTCCGCCGAGATGACGACAAACGGGTGACTGTTGCCTCCATAACTCAGAAGGGCAGGGCGCTGATAGCGGATATCTTCCCCACCCATGCGCTGAACATGGAGGGATATTTCGAATGCCTGACTGAGGAGGAGCAGGATAGTCTGGCGGTTATCCTGAGAAAACTCAGAAAGGCCAACATAAAACAGGCCTGA
- the argJ gene encoding bifunctional glutamate N-acetyltransferase/amino-acid acetyltransferase ArgJ gives MIQKINKAGVCAPLGFLASAVNADVKGKGKDKKDLCLLYSEVPFKTAAVFTANTFKAAPLRHAMELMKQGKEFQAVLVNSGNANACTGALGIENCETLAQAVADSLGIDPSKVLTGSTGTIGVQLPVDRMVSHIETLADELDDGNSDLFAEAIMTTDTFPKQAGVLVETANGAYVVAGVTKGAGMIAPNMATMLCYITTDAMVNDKNLQAALDHAVKGSFNSITVDNDMSTNDTVFLMANGMSGIIPDMDEFKEAVATVCLELAKMIVKDGEGATKFITVNVKNASTEEDAKKCAFLIANSPLVKTMFHGEDPNWGRLMACVGASGVKADESTTDLYFEDLLYAKGGLIIDPAMEPKAAAIMKQPEISITLDLNTGSESATVYTCDLSREYIAINADYRS, from the coding sequence ATGATCCAGAAAATAAATAAAGCGGGCGTATGTGCGCCCCTCGGATTCCTTGCAAGCGCAGTCAACGCAGATGTGAAAGGCAAGGGCAAAGACAAAAAAGACCTCTGCCTGCTCTATTCGGAAGTTCCTTTCAAAACCGCCGCAGTTTTCACTGCAAACACATTCAAGGCGGCTCCCTTAAGGCATGCAATGGAACTTATGAAGCAGGGAAAAGAGTTTCAGGCCGTTCTGGTTAACAGCGGAAACGCAAACGCATGCACAGGGGCACTGGGGATAGAAAACTGCGAAACACTTGCTCAGGCAGTGGCCGACAGCCTCGGCATTGACCCTTCAAAAGTGCTTACAGGCTCAACGGGAACCATAGGCGTTCAGCTTCCCGTGGACAGAATGGTATCCCACATCGAAACACTGGCGGACGAGCTTGACGACGGAAATTCAGACCTCTTCGCAGAGGCCATAATGACCACCGACACCTTCCCGAAGCAGGCGGGTGTGCTGGTTGAAACTGCAAACGGCGCATACGTTGTTGCAGGCGTAACAAAGGGTGCAGGCATGATAGCCCCCAACATGGCCACAATGCTCTGCTACATAACGACAGACGCAATGGTGAACGACAAAAACCTTCAGGCGGCTCTCGACCATGCAGTAAAAGGCTCTTTCAACAGTATCACGGTTGACAACGACATGAGCACCAACGACACGGTTTTCCTCATGGCGAACGGCATGAGCGGAATAATCCCCGACATGGACGAGTTTAAAGAGGCCGTGGCAACGGTCTGTCTTGAACTTGCGAAGATGATAGTCAAAGACGGCGAGGGCGCAACCAAGTTCATCACGGTGAACGTTAAAAATGCCTCTACGGAAGAGGATGCAAAAAAATGCGCATTCCTCATCGCCAACTCACCGCTGGTAAAAACCATGTTCCACGGCGAAGACCCCAACTGGGGCAGGCTGATGGCCTGTGTGGGTGCAAGCGGCGTTAAAGCGGACGAAAGCACGACTGATCTCTATTTCGAAGACCTGCTCTATGCCAAAGGCGGACTGATAATAGACCCCGCAATGGAGCCGAAGGCCGCCGCAATAATGAAGCAGCCTGAAATATCCATAACACTGGATTTAAACACCGGTTCAGAATCGGCCACAGTATACACCTGTGATCTCAGCAGGGAATACATCGCCATAAACGCAGACTACAGAAGCTAA
- the argC gene encoding N-acetyl-gamma-glutamyl-phosphate reductase, translating into MIVSVIGATGYTGYELIKILARHPLFRIGHLVSETYEGKAFSEVYPYFRNICDTVIIGRDYEKVAAESEAVFLCLPHAAAQQAAEFFHSKGLKVVDLSADFRIKDAVLYESTYKTKHLFPELLASSAYGIPEIFGEEIAKASLVANPGCYPTTVIMPLYPLIKEGMIDTSFVIADAKSGVTGAGRKADLSLSFSEVNEDFRAYNIFGHRHNPEMIHILERAGKRADITFTAHLLPVNKGIETTIYAKTDKSLAELASCMKAFYKDRRFVRIYDNGHIPSIKDVVDTNFIDISLFVKDGKLIVVSCIDNLIKGSSGAAVQNLNVMCQLDETAGII; encoded by the coding sequence ATGATAGTTTCCGTAATCGGGGCAACCGGCTACACCGGATATGAACTAATAAAAATTCTGGCGAGACATCCCCTCTTCCGCATAGGCCATCTGGTCAGCGAAACCTACGAAGGCAAAGCATTCAGCGAGGTTTATCCTTATTTCAGAAATATATGCGACACCGTAATAATCGGCAGGGACTATGAAAAGGTAGCCGCAGAATCCGAAGCGGTTTTCCTCTGTCTGCCCCATGCGGCGGCACAGCAGGCGGCTGAGTTCTTCCACTCCAAGGGACTGAAAGTGGTGGATCTGTCGGCAGATTTCAGGATTAAAGATGCCGTGCTTTACGAAAGCACATACAAAACAAAACACCTGTTTCCGGAGCTTCTGGCTTCGTCCGCATACGGCATACCGGAGATATTCGGCGAAGAGATAGCCAAAGCCTCACTTGTGGCAAACCCCGGCTGCTACCCCACAACGGTGATAATGCCGCTCTATCCTCTGATAAAAGAGGGCATGATAGACACGTCGTTTGTGATAGCCGATGCCAAATCCGGCGTAACAGGCGCAGGGCGCAAGGCCGACCTCTCCCTCTCATTCTCCGAGGTGAACGAGGATTTCAGAGCCTACAACATCTTCGGACACAGACACAACCCCGAAATGATACATATCCTTGAAAGAGCGGGAAAAAGAGCCGACATAACCTTTACGGCGCATCTGCTCCCCGTAAACAAGGGCATCGAGACCACCATATACGCAAAAACCGACAAGAGCCTTGCGGAGCTTGCCTCCTGCATGAAGGCTTTCTATAAAGACCGACGTTTTGTGAGGATATACGACAACGGACACATCCCTTCCATAAAGGATGTCGTTGATACTAATTTCATCGACATATCCCTGTTTGTGAAGGACGGAAAGCTGATAGTCGTTTCCTGCATCGACAACCTGATAAAGGGCTCCAGCGGCGCAGCCGTTCAGAACCTGAATGTCATGTGTCAGCTGGACGAAACGGCTGGTATAATCTGA
- a CDS encoding sulfite exporter TauE/SafE family protein, giving the protein MTVILLLLVGFFSGIIGAMLGIGGGSIIVPVLVLFFDIPMHYAVAAGLMTIVSTSTSVVPVNIVKGFVNLRFSLFLEMLTVLAAFIGGMAGNHTPEHVLEISFGVMLFMIAMLYVRESLKKSDAITYETSVSNRFSDSYFDAERGEEVKYTPVKLKIVAAVSAFAGFASGALGIGGGVIKVPVMNLVSRIPIKVSIGTSNYMIGLTAAAGSIPYIIYGTSSPVTSITMVLGVIFGSRFGASKFQKITDKRLRIMFAAVLSVIAVQMFYKGIQ; this is encoded by the coding sequence ATGACGGTTATTCTCCTTCTCCTTGTGGGTTTTTTTTCAGGGATCATCGGCGCTATGCTTGGCATAGGCGGCGGTTCCATAATTGTTCCCGTTCTTGTTCTTTTCTTTGATATTCCCATGCACTATGCGGTTGCGGCGGGGCTTATGACCATAGTTTCCACCAGCACTTCCGTTGTGCCTGTAAATATCGTCAAAGGGTTTGTTAATCTCCGTTTCAGCCTTTTTCTTGAAATGCTTACAGTTCTTGCGGCGTTCATAGGCGGAATGGCGGGTAACCACACCCCCGAACACGTTCTTGAGATTTCCTTCGGCGTGATGCTGTTCATGATAGCGATGCTTTATGTGCGTGAAAGCCTTAAAAAATCCGATGCTATAACCTATGAAACGTCCGTTTCCAACCGGTTCTCCGACAGCTATTTCGATGCGGAACGGGGCGAAGAGGTGAAGTATACCCCTGTTAAGCTCAAAATAGTTGCGGCAGTTTCCGCATTTGCGGGGTTTGCCTCCGGTGCGCTTGGCATAGGCGGCGGGGTTATCAAGGTTCCGGTGATGAATCTGGTGTCCAGAATACCCATAAAGGTGTCCATCGGCACCAGCAACTATATGATAGGCCTGACAGCTGCCGCAGGAAGCATACCTTATATAATCTACGGAACTTCCTCGCCTGTAACCTCAATCACGATGGTTCTCGGGGTTATCTTCGGTTCAAGATTCGGTGCATCGAAATTTCAGAAGATCACTGACAAAAGGCTTAGGATAATGTTTGCCGCCGTGCTGTCGGTGATAGCCGTTCAGATGTTCTACAAGGGGATACAATGA
- a CDS encoding cache domain-containing protein, translating to MNFKVPVWVKIFMPIGISIALFLYIVFGIHLPDVETRLLEQKKSQIYDLTQTAVDVIEHNYKMFKSGKMTEKEAQALSVSIISSMKFGPEGKDYYWITNFQPKMIMHPYRTDLDGKMLDKFADPSGNQLFNEMVKVVRKSGEGYVNYMWQWKDDPNNIVQKISYVKAFPEWQWIVGTGIYIDDIKKEASSQVQKLMFFTLMVFFFILILSGYTIISGVETNKELMRRESELEQLNRELEDRVETRTKDLKNSLENLKRTQNQLIEAEKMASLGNLVAGVAHEINTPVGIGVTTATFLEDKLKTITAAYQSGQMKKSDLDKFFEIADQSLKGITSNLMRAGTLVRSFKQVAVDQSSEHPRVFNVKNYFEDILQSLGPRFKNTGHKVYLNIPDDVVIESFPGAFMQIYTNLIMNSLIHGFDEIENGVIEISLEKGDGEISIIYSDNGVGMDEDQQSRIFEPFYTTKRNAGGSGLGMNIVYNLVSRQLNGTIKTYSKPGQGTTFTITMPVKGV from the coding sequence ATGAATTTTAAAGTGCCCGTATGGGTCAAGATCTTCATGCCTATAGGAATATCCATAGCTCTGTTCCTGTATATCGTCTTCGGAATCCACCTGCCCGATGTTGAGACCCGACTTCTGGAGCAGAAGAAATCTCAGATATACGACCTGACCCAGACCGCAGTCGATGTTATTGAGCATAACTACAAAATGTTCAAAAGCGGTAAAATGACCGAAAAAGAGGCTCAGGCACTTTCAGTCAGCATCATTTCCAGCATGAAGTTCGGCCCTGAGGGCAAGGACTATTACTGGATAACCAATTTTCAGCCTAAAATGATAATGCATCCCTACCGCACCGATCTTGACGGCAAAATGCTGGACAAGTTCGCCGACCCTTCCGGCAACCAGCTTTTCAACGAAATGGTGAAGGTGGTCCGAAAGAGCGGCGAAGGGTATGTGAACTATATGTGGCAGTGGAAGGATGATCCGAACAACATCGTCCAGAAGATATCATATGTAAAAGCGTTTCCAGAGTGGCAGTGGATAGTCGGCACAGGGATATACATAGACGACATCAAAAAAGAGGCATCGTCTCAGGTTCAGAAACTGATGTTCTTCACTCTCATGGTCTTCTTTTTCATTTTGATCCTATCCGGCTACACCATAATATCCGGCGTTGAGACCAACAAAGAACTGATGCGGCGGGAATCGGAACTGGAACAGCTGAACCGCGAGCTTGAAGACAGGGTCGAAACAAGGACAAAAGATCTTAAAAACTCTCTGGAAAACCTGAAAAGAACGCAGAATCAGCTCATTGAGGCGGAAAAGATGGCCTCACTGGGCAACCTTGTGGCGGGCGTTGCCCACGAGATAAACACACCGGTGGGCATTGGGGTCACCACGGCAACCTTCCTTGAGGATAAACTGAAAACAATTACGGCGGCATATCAGTCCGGACAGATGAAAAAGAGCGACCTGGACAAGTTTTTTGAGATAGCCGACCAGTCACTTAAAGGTATAACATCCAACCTTATGAGAGCCGGAACCCTTGTCCGCAGTTTCAAACAGGTGGCTGTCGACCAGTCCAGCGAACACCCCAGGGTTTTCAACGTTAAAAACTATTTCGAAGACATTCTCCAGAGCCTCGGCCCCAGATTCAAAAACACAGGGCATAAGGTTTATCTTAACATCCCCGATGATGTAGTTATAGAATCCTTCCCCGGCGCATTCATGCAGATATACACTAACCTGATAATGAACAGCCTGATACACGGGTTTGACGAGATAGAGAACGGCGTAATAGAAATATCTCTGGAAAAGGGCGACGGCGAAATAAGCATAATCTACTCCGACAACGGCGTCGGAATGGACGAGGATCAGCAGAGCAGGATATTTGAACCGTTTTATACCACAAAGCGAAACGCAGGAGGCTCCGGTCTCGGCATGAACATCGTATATAATCTGGTCAGCAGACAGCTGAACGGTACCATAAAAACATACAGCAAACCGGGGCAGGGAACGACTTTCACAATAACCATGCCCGTCAAGGGGGTCTGA
- a CDS encoding cation:proton antiporter regulatory subunit: protein MLVKEIDLPGIGRKFVMETKAKGKMIVIVHDNGTRELYIPDPADPDERLSVGSFTDDESRKLAGIIGGMAYKPKALENLDIEIDDLVIEWHRIDPDSEWIGKTIGELKVRQTTGVSIIAVVEKEKKNIVPGPDFRFVGDSVLVIAGERQHIKLFKELLAIKA, encoded by the coding sequence ATGCTGGTTAAAGAGATTGATTTACCGGGTATCGGCCGCAAATTTGTTATGGAGACCAAGGCAAAGGGAAAAATGATCGTCATCGTTCACGACAACGGGACAAGAGAACTTTATATCCCCGACCCTGCGGATCCGGATGAGAGGCTTTCCGTGGGTTCCTTTACCGACGACGAGTCCAGAAAACTGGCGGGCATCATCGGCGGAATGGCGTATAAACCCAAAGCCCTTGAAAATCTTGATATTGAGATAGATGACCTCGTTATCGAATGGCACAGGATCGATCCGGATTCTGAGTGGATCGGAAAGACCATCGGCGAACTGAAGGTCAGACAGACCACAGGAGTATCCATCATTGCGGTGGTGGAGAAAGAGAAAAAGAACATAGTTCCGGGACCCGACTTCAGGTTCGTTGGCGATTCTGTACTGGTCATTGCCGGAGAAAGGCAGCATATCAAACTCTTTAAGGAGCTTCTGGCTATAAAAGCCTGA
- a CDS encoding methyl-accepting chemotaxis protein, which yields MKIELKQSIKFRAAVYIITPLLCLFAVLMFMDYRKNQLTKVTMHRYMDYLKEMIFMSTYDSLKKGNMTLFSELLAEIGNYELVKEFSLLTPEGVVRYSSHNESVGKTEDLSHASKEKEVMYVEDGVTTFYYPVATAQYCLRCHREWDENSINSFYKVSLDSSAISKIENASYINDILLIAAGILSIVILISVMQKLVFERLQKANEIMDDLCTGDGDLTIQLKVRRMDEIGTLRSKINNFISHLRGMVSELKDKIEDVDGDVSNIRTSLTAINSSVQDNVSSIATISASSEQVSATLHDNIQNLTSITDSVNEKKKSISASLNNVMTITGMINEMTSSVESLSKTIYNLEQRSNDINSITNLINEIADQTNLLALNAAIEAARAGEAGRGFAVVADEIRKLAERTTSATNDIKSIVSDNTKIITGIVSEIDRNKDHAQSMNQGITDIQNFTCEVEKTMEDITRNIVNLTQMMTQSISALEVTLSSIENVNENMAHTGEISNRIAETSKYLGEKSSQMRVIADKFRTK from the coding sequence GTGAAAATAGAATTAAAGCAGTCCATAAAATTCAGAGCGGCGGTTTATATAATAACGCCCCTGCTGTGCCTTTTTGCGGTTCTCATGTTTATGGATTACAGGAAAAACCAGCTCACCAAGGTGACCATGCACAGATACATGGACTACCTGAAAGAGATGATATTCATGTCCACCTACGACTCGCTGAAAAAAGGGAACATGACCCTGTTCAGCGAGCTTCTGGCGGAGATAGGCAACTATGAACTGGTGAAGGAGTTCTCTCTGCTGACCCCCGAAGGGGTGGTGCGATACTCCTCACACAACGAATCGGTGGGCAAAACAGAAGACCTCTCCCATGCCTCCAAGGAAAAGGAGGTGATGTATGTTGAAGACGGCGTCACAACCTTTTATTACCCTGTCGCAACAGCTCAATACTGCCTGCGCTGCCACAGAGAATGGGACGAGAACAGCATAAACTCATTCTATAAGGTCTCTCTGGATTCATCAGCCATCTCAAAAATAGAAAATGCCTCATACATAAACGATATTCTGCTGATAGCCGCCGGAATACTATCCATCGTGATACTCATTTCCGTCATGCAGAAGCTGGTTTTCGAAAGGCTCCAGAAGGCCAACGAGATAATGGACGACCTCTGCACAGGCGACGGCGACCTGACCATTCAGCTCAAAGTCAGGCGGATGGACGAAATAGGAACCCTGAGAAGCAAGATAAACAACTTTATCAGCCACCTGAGGGGAATGGTATCGGAGCTTAAGGACAAGATAGAGGATGTGGACGGTGACGTTTCGAACATCAGAACATCCCTCACGGCCATAAACAGCTCGGTTCAGGACAACGTTTCAAGTATAGCCACAATATCGGCTTCGTCCGAGCAGGTTTCGGCAACCCTCCACGACAATATTCAGAACCTCACAAGCATAACCGACAGCGTCAACGAGAAGAAAAAATCCATCTCCGCGTCGCTGAACAACGTTATGACCATAACAGGCATGATAAACGAAATGACCTCGTCGGTGGAGTCGCTGAGCAAGACCATCTATAATCTGGAACAGCGGTCGAACGATATCAACAGCATAACCAACCTGATAAACGAGATAGCCGACCAGACGAACCTGCTTGCGCTTAACGCCGCAATTGAGGCCGCCAGAGCCGGAGAGGCGGGAAGAGGCTTTGCTGTGGTCGCCGACGAGATAAGAAAACTGGCGGAGCGCACAACCAGCGCCACCAATGACATCAAATCCATCGTGTCTGACAACACAAAGATAATCACGGGAATAGTCAGCGAGATAGACCGGAACAAAGACCATGCCCAGAGCATGAATCAGGGCATAACGGATATCCAGAACTTCACCTGTGAAGTTGAAAAGACCATGGAGGACATCACCCGCAACATCGTCAACCTCACCCAGATGATGACCCAAAGCATCTCAGCACTGGAGGTGACCCTGAGCAGCATCGAAAACGTCAACGAAAACATGGCGCACACGGGCGAGATTTCGAACAGGATTGCGGAAACGTCGAAATACCTCGGTGAAAAAAGCTCCCAGATGAGGGTTATTGCCGACAAGTTCAGAACGAAGTGA